Proteins found in one Thermodesulfobacteriota bacterium genomic segment:
- a CDS encoding YicC/YloC family endoribonuclease: MTDRPLSMTSFGRGLAGEPPRTWTVEIRSVNHRYCEINVRLPRSLSALEDRVRRAVAGAFGRGRIDVTIDQGGGPQAAVRLSLNTDLARQYHDCLRELATSLGLPFSADLALVAAYPDVIAATPVSDDPEGAWPLVAAALEQALAAAHAMRAAEGRHLQADLLARLDTFAATVQGIEAQAPELAARRRQATEERLQQLLGTSGLDPVRLAQECAILTDRTDVTEELVRLTSHLGQFRSFLAQDEPVGRRLDFLAQEILRELNTLGAKINEAGTSHAIVELKNELERIREQVQNIE, encoded by the coding sequence ATGACTGACCGCCCCCTGAGCATGACCTCCTTCGGTCGCGGCCTGGCCGGCGAGCCGCCCCGCACCTGGACGGTGGAAATCCGTTCGGTGAACCACCGGTACTGCGAGATCAACGTCCGCCTGCCCCGGAGCCTTTCCGCCCTGGAGGATCGGGTCAGACGCGCGGTGGCCGGCGCCTTCGGCCGCGGCCGCATCGACGTCACCATCGACCAGGGCGGCGGGCCCCAGGCCGCCGTGCGCCTGTCCCTCAACACCGACCTCGCCCGCCAGTACCACGATTGTCTGCGGGAGCTGGCCACCAGCCTCGGCCTGCCGTTTTCAGCGGACCTGGCCCTGGTGGCGGCCTATCCGGATGTGATCGCCGCCACCCCGGTGAGCGACGATCCGGAAGGGGCCTGGCCCCTGGTGGCGGCCGCCCTGGAGCAGGCCCTGGCCGCAGCCCATGCCATGCGGGCCGCCGAAGGCCGGCATCTGCAGGCTGACCTTCTGGCCCGCCTGGACACCTTCGCCGCCACGGTCCAGGGCATCGAAGCCCAGGCGCCGGAGCTGGCCGCCCGCCGGCGGCAGGCCACGGAAGAGCGCCTGCAGCAGCTGCTGGGCACTTCCGGCCTGGACCCGGTCCGCCTGGCCCAGGAGTGCGCCATCCTCACCGATCGGACCGATGTCACGGAAGAGCTGGTGCGCCTGACCAGCCACCTGGGACAGTTCCGGAGCTTCCTCGCCCAGGACGAGCCGGTCGGCCGGCGCCTGGATTTCCTGGCCCAGGAGATCCTACGGGAGCTCAACACCCTGGGCGCCAAGATCAACGAGGCCGGCACCAGCCACGCCATCGTCGAGCTGAAGAACGAGCTGGAGCGGATCAGAGAGCAGGTGCAGAACATCGAGTGA
- the rfaE1 gene encoding D-glycero-beta-D-manno-heptose-7-phosphate kinase yields the protein MSSRAAPAPELAAAVARFPQARILVVGDVIVDHFIWGQVSRISPEAPVPVVNVRRESLLLGGAANVLHNIRALGGQACLCGVVGSDPAGDRLFELLDAIDAPATAILRHPDRPTSIKTRVIAHHQQVVRFDRETCADLDPASAAALLAMIGHALGQVQVVIVSDYGKGVVTGDLMAGLVPMARAKGIPVVVDPKPQHRDLFAGVGLITPNQLEAERMAGLPVDSEADLVAAAQGLRERLACEAVLVTRGEAGMTLVERDRPALTIPTQAREVFDVTGAGDTVIATLALGLAAGLPLAAAAALANVAAGIVVGKLGTATTSPQELTAALAAAGAGDPGAP from the coding sequence ATGAGCAGCCGGGCAGCACCGGCCCCGGAGCTGGCCGCGGCAGTGGCCCGCTTCCCCCAGGCCCGCATCCTGGTGGTGGGCGACGTCATTGTCGACCATTTCATCTGGGGCCAGGTGAGCCGCATCTCCCCCGAGGCGCCGGTGCCGGTGGTCAACGTGCGGCGGGAGAGTCTTCTTCTCGGGGGCGCTGCCAACGTGCTGCACAACATCCGGGCCCTGGGGGGTCAGGCCTGCCTGTGCGGGGTGGTGGGCAGCGACCCCGCCGGTGACCGGCTTTTCGAGCTGCTGGACGCCATCGACGCGCCGGCCACCGCCATCCTGCGCCACCCTGACCGCCCCACCTCCATCAAGACCCGGGTCATCGCCCACCACCAGCAGGTGGTTCGTTTCGACCGGGAGACCTGTGCCGATCTGGACCCCGCCAGCGCCGCCGCCCTGCTGGCCATGATCGGCCACGCCTTGGGGCAGGTGCAGGTGGTGATCGTCTCCGATTACGGCAAAGGGGTGGTCACCGGAGACCTGATGGCCGGTCTGGTGCCCATGGCTCGGGCGAAGGGCATCCCGGTGGTGGTGGATCCCAAGCCGCAGCACCGGGATCTCTTTGCTGGCGTCGGCCTGATCACCCCCAACCAGCTGGAGGCGGAGCGAATGGCCGGCCTGCCGGTGGACAGCGAGGCCGATCTGGTGGCCGCGGCCCAGGGCCTCCGGGAGCGCCTGGCCTGCGAGGCCGTGCTGGTGACCCGGGGCGAGGCCGGCATGACCCTGGTGGAACGGGACCGGCCGGCCTTGACCATCCCCACCCAGGCCCGGGAGGTGTTCGATGTCACCGGCGCCGGTGACACAGTGATCGCCACCCTGGCCCTGGGCCTGGCCGCCGGGCTGCCCCTGGCGGCTGCTGCCGCTCTGGCCAATGTCGCTGCCGGCATCGTGGTCGGCAAGCTGGGTACCGCCACCACCAGCCCCCAGGAGCTGACCGCCGCCCTGGCTGCGGCCGGCGCCGGGGATCCAGGAGCACCATGA
- a CDS encoding DUF370 domain-containing protein has protein sequence MDGKVINVGFGNIILASRMLAVVNPKSSPAKKLKDDAKANSRLVDATEGRRTRSVIVLDSGHVVLSSVQPETIALRLATSGDGKIEARLP, from the coding sequence ATGGACGGCAAGGTCATCAATGTCGGGTTCGGCAACATCATTCTGGCCAGCCGCATGCTGGCGGTGGTCAATCCCAAGTCGTCGCCGGCCAAAAAGCTCAAGGACGACGCCAAGGCCAACAGCCGGCTGGTGGATGCCACCGAGGGCCGGCGCACCCGCTCGGTGATCGTCCTGGACAGCGGCCACGTGGTCCTGTCCTCGGTGCAGCCGGAGACCATCGCCCTGCGCCTGGCCACCTCCGGCGACGGCAAGATCGAGGCCCGGCTGCCGTGA